A part of Acropora palmata chromosome 8, jaAcrPala1.3, whole genome shotgun sequence genomic DNA contains:
- the LOC141890455 gene encoding DNA-directed RNA polymerases I and III subunit RPAC1-like — MASIEDIRTRVTLQEHGIINTHTTDFPGNYEGFDDTWSQEKFEEKFRIDIIHMDKLQMEFDMVGVDAAIANALRRILLAEVPTMAIEKVFIYNNTSIIQDEVLAHRLGLIPIFADPREFDFRSEGDEEAKDNTTLQFDLKVKCIKNKGAPKNATDPDELFIHSKVTTELMKWVPIGNQARKYDLQDIRPVECNILIAKLRPGQEIDLKMDAVKGIGKDHAKFSPVATASYRLLPEITIIKPCEDKLADKLVECFSDGVIKVTEDENGVRKAVVANPRRDTCSREVFRHEDLKDRVKMSRIRDHFIFSVESTGALHPDVLVCEAIKVLIGKCRHFLSELDSHCIDT, encoded by the exons ATGGCGTCGATAGAGGATATACGAACGCGAGTAACACTGCAAGAACACGGCATAATTAAT ACTCACACCACAGATTTTCCAGGGAACTACGAGGGATTCGACGACACGTGGAGTCAAGAGAAATTCGAAGAG aAATTTCGCATTGATATCATTCATATGGACAAGCTTCAAATGGAGTTTGATATGGTTGGCGTTGATGCTGCAATAGCAAATGCATTGAGACGAATTTTGTTGGCTGAA GTCCCAACAATGGCTATTGAGAAAGTCTTCATCTACAATAACACATCAATCATCCAAGATGAG GTTTTGGCCCACAGATTAGGATTGATCCCAATTTTTGCTGACCCAAGAGAATTTGATTTTCGATCTGAAG GTGACGAGGAAGCCAAAGATAACACAACTCTACAGTTCGACCTTAAAGTCaaatgcattaaaaacaaAGGTGCACCAAAAAACGCAACAGACCCTGACGAGCTCTTCATTCATTCAAAAG tgacGACTGAGTTGATGAAGTGGGTACCAATTGGGAACCAGGCCAGAAAG TATGATCTTCAGGATATCAGACCAGTGGAGTGTAATATTCTCATAGCTAAATTGAGACCAGGACAG GAAATTGATCTCAAAATGGACGCTGTCAAGGGAATAGGGAAAGACCACGCCAAGTTCTCTCCTGTTG CTACTGCCTCGTACAGACTTCTCCCAGAAATCACAATAATAAAACCGTGTGAAGATAAACTAGCTGATAAACTGGTGGAGTGCTTTTCAGATGGCGTTATAAAAGTCACAGAAGATGAAAATG GTGTAAGGAAAGCCGTTGTTGCAAATCCCAGAAGAGACACTTGCAGTAGAGAGGTGTTTAGACACGag GATTTAAAAGATCGCGTAAAAATGTCACGGATCAGGGATCATTTTATTT TTTCAGTGGAATCTACTGGAGCTCTTCACCCAGATGTTCTGGTTTGTGAAGCCATCAAGGTACTTATTGGGAAGTGCAGACATTTTCTGTCCGAGTTAGACAGCCATTGCATCGATACGTGA